Proteins encoded within one genomic window of Augochlora pura isolate Apur16 chromosome 11, APUR_v2.2.1, whole genome shotgun sequence:
- the LOC144476680 gene encoding protein DOP1 homolog isoform X1, giving the protein MGSIALEEYELMKDSKYRVYVSAVDKALKSFEYTSEWADLISALGKLNKVLLSHMKFPVIPRRIKISKRLAQCMHPALPSGVHLKALETYDIIFKCMGTNRLSHELFIYSAGLFPLLGHAAMNVRPSLLTVYETHFVPLGERLRPGLSGFLSGVLLGLEDGSDHFDRTNSLLEKVCEGVGPEHFYACLWDCLASNSGIRLPAISFVLTHFNKKLPMEEQRYIMGTDTTIMVTALSAGVQDNSVLVQRSALDLLLVGFPVHNSQLTRIHMVSLVTAALVTILRRDMSLNRRLFAWLLGTEVSTSILKRKTANTVSETTENTPTYFDIYSKEMLIEAIKALLKTVCEENPQDLKPYRILVSLLEKAEIGPVILDDILFEVFRTFYNACGQSNRVPKTNEVVKSANLLFSTLEPSYVWIHCGHLFEKACQDRANSKNEAEDVVVRPVGSGVPNFMEVCILTEFLLDTVSLDAFIDTPSEHLPGLFHEIVSKLLCYVDLLSPMEISRSLRLCAKILSKVQPTVVTTHTDKSELETKFDVITNASTSAAPNENSLAAIPLEKSQSDSKLNKPDTSNGSFSEKSPSPRRRANSGGAAKRSDKKSKKKSSKSTSKLTDSMQDASNTGISVVVSQESKSLPRNKSMDDIKSGCMEASSISSPSKDQLTTLKQSSRSSVMGSTGSLGRGPSPAFQAQHTMLEKCLRQYETFYVKLISNRVLSKERMVEDMYDNLIIPLPRESFDERMRYLELLLNSRLNMEDSGFFSQDVSVIDDTKRLDVLNLYVDFIAQAEWEEAVQIASSLFVELSTFPKYFHPGDGVLIEEEPKGNIVLPDWLKVLVVCSCWLGKQPALQLTSIATLLDLIALLKANNDVETYTKCGEGVTAVIMVPLLKQWHITYLMQYTNVFQVLAYSLWHHLGELPAHKYRMRCVELLHELHHALHKSCDAVEDVIGAALTAENIEKRIEAFNRFATLWHLGREIETNPRLRGCMKSFDQSLLKILDNLQLGDNSPLKLHAQSWLLHSLMRGDISRIVDPLLTILLDPSTCRMSVLHVSIQHSNTVLTKNDPIEEKSEVQDDTEGAAKIYAISSVDGNVIYHVSDNVDEDKKWRKGKKKKKAINPVKVKRIFAVTTLAAGDNCNQYVTERNQFMKELEVPPSISGNRKISVFVNPLSLNCNENSNDSLTEDESLPSVKKANLTTELLKNATRFKKIDFDKGSTASLDESLFESANSSSKTKDKAGIKKLNGEVGSSLDSITNSFDSSSPEITNKQTKLKKESVIMPGSSREVAGTIIKGKYHSTNEFMTNYDHDVGSFEASVEIPSWTMDDEEVDLEASTTAEEYFSNSSGTSIVEEILNEVLDRVMQICDVTETIQKTTDESTDQNVKTGRNYGVGVHNLHSHMLLYCGVYDSTRTLYALRTLRNELLTNTRMFLCCAATTGVCNTTKNTTLLNLLARHRKSVFGRNFHGDVANTEFIAAYRSSMYLEVLISVCLYFARSYYPNLGQMRLTHEEISGNRQVQLASTELLTLIFSELIPIVRDSGKGFSCYIVDLLTKCKVQKVALHCLVSSVMNMKNAHKENEEVFTFTEEIILFNDPVADNDVNKCRYRASDHTEAFQIQLLRLLLALIMLEHQCGSQKGEDICATTTSTPSTPTRTVPNITGNSLKYVPGAPIPQQPMFLASILSALQLDHMRHLHQFWTTLVTSSLPFMGSSLTGIVTSVIHQLCCNIEHLASYYINEETTMATKLQDISTVECCLPADYTVTHLEALTFLLHYCLLDTSQQIGFSFNQPFSGTIQTGIPGANPGQIFNNLIHVFMPSPLTPDLNTSKDKNVANELQQHARRTALSHLPRIIASLSTLWQAVLATKDNEQASCVVGSPRIVKHQLLELLSPISFHHGVNFLAAIAVAWHERRQPSGNSKKVLPEACPNQQVMVHLVSAIRVMPIDTLVQTVHQVVKSPPPIHGVKQDFSLEVSVLELLYVYMQSNTSQSLIESWASLLGLLKDGLSLTAPAQFLLLAILNEYVQKCPPMQEKKDIRDLQDVSAKLVEVCSQIAGACLEQTTWLRRNLAVREDAFEVAEGSSEGKEGKSGAVTPGTPPNAAFSVQAQAVLAEILAPLLDVSYGSQEKERVVTLLTNLMYNVTPYLKNHSTKNIASFTACSQLLSSLSGYQYTRKAWRKDVLDLLLDPAFFQMTPACLPYWRTIIDNLMTHDNTTFRDLMNRVSMAQSSSISIFSSKEQEYEQKAQLLKRLAYVILCSETDQYHKYMPEIQERLADSLRLPQVIPSIQAQVFLCFRVLLLRVSPQHATSLWPVIVSELVQVFLYIEQELNTDSEEFSSHIKLLSALDSSWAVNASNGLQAHGHPHWLQLQLAAAKLLDLALLLPAHRLPQFQMYRWAFVGDSAAGSIDNNNLSSDFVPHITRIAKLMDNKYKQDLGSAKAIPGELLLTSNYIRSLQDLHYFFTTLSCRLTDTQTPLNITQLETVIEQDFLEKMPASR; this is encoded by the exons ATGGGTTCCATCGCCTTGGAAGAATATGAACTTATGAAAGACTCTAAATATAGAGT CTATGTGTCTGCTGTTGACAAAGCACTGAAGAGCTTCGAATACACCAGCGAATGGGCAGACTTAATCTCAGCACTAGGAAAACTAAACAAAGTATTATTAAGTCATATGAAGTTTCCAGTCATTcctagaagaattaaaatatctaaaagaTTAGCTCAATGTATGCATCCTGCTTTACCATCCGGTGTTCATTTAAAAGCTCTAGAAACCTAcgacataatttttaaatgtatggGCACTAACAGACTGAGTCATGAGCTCTTCATATACAGTGCTG GTTTGTTTCCACTGTTGGGCCATGCTGCTATGAATGTGAGACCATCCTTGCTCACGGTATATGAAACTCATTTTGTGCCTCTTGGAGAGAGATTACGGCCTGGATTGAGTGGTTTTTTAAGCGGTGTTCTTCTTGGTCTAGAAGATGGTTCTGATCATTTCGATAG gACCAATTCCTTGCTTGAGAAGGTTTGCGAAGGAGTGGGTCcagaacatttttatgcatGTCTATGGGATTGTTTAGCTTCAAATTCTGGAATTCGATTGCCTGCTATATCATTTGTGTTAAcacatttcaataaaaaactGCCAATGGAAGAGCAACGGTACATCATGGGCACAGACACTACTATTATG GTTACAGCCCTTTCTGCTGGTGTACAAGACAATTCAGTGTTAGTACAAAGAAGTGCTTTGGACTTGTTGTTAGTTGGTTTTCCTGTACATAATAGTCAATTAACGCGCATACATATGGTATCACTAGTCACAGCTGCTCTTGTCACTATATTAAGAAGAGACATGAGTTTGAATAG GCGTTTGTTTGCTTGGCTTTTGGGTACAGAAGTAAGCACATCtattttaaagagaaagaCGGCCAATACTGTTTCGGAAACCACAGAAAATACACCCActtattttgatatatattcGAAAGAGATGTTGATAGAGGCGATTAAAGCGTTACTGAAAACTGTGTGCGAGGAAAATCCACAAGATCTGAAACCATATAGGATATTGGTGTCATTGTTGGAAAAGGCAGAAATCGGGCCAGTGATTCTAGACGATATTTTGTTTGAAGTTTTTAG GACCTTTTACAACGCCTGTGGACAATCAAACAGAGTACCAAAAACTAACGAGGTAGTAAAGTCAGCGaacttattattttcaacgttaGAACCGTCTTACGTTTGGATCCATTGCGGACATTTGTTTGAGAAGGCTTGTCAAGATAGAGCGAACAGTAAAAACGAGGCAGAAGATGTTGTTGTAAGACCTGTAGGTAGCGGTGTACCAAATTTCATGGAAGTATGTATATTGACCGAATTCCTCCTGGACACGGTGTCACTAGACGCATTTATCGATACTCCATCCGAACACCTGCCTGGCTTATTCCACGAAATTGTTAGTAAGCTTTTGTGTTACGTTGATCTTCTATCTCCTATGGAGATCTCGAGGAGCCTTAGATTATGCGCGAAAATCTTGTCCAAAGTGCAGCCCACTGTGGTGACCACTCACACGGACAAGAGTGAATTAGAAACAAAGTTTGACGTTATCACGAACGCTAGCACTAGCGCAGCACCTAACGAGAACTCTTTGGCTGCGATTCCTCTAGAGAAGAGTCAATCCGATAGTAAACTAAATAAACCAGATACGTCGAACGGCTCGTTTTCCGAAAAGAGTCCCAGTCCGAGGAGAAGAGCAAACTCGGGCGGTGCTGCCAAAAGATCCGACAAGAAATCAAAAAAGAAATCTAGCAAAAGCACCTCCAAGCTGACCGATTCCATGCAAGACGCTAGCAATACTGGTATATCTGTGGTGGTAAGCCAAGAGTCGAAAAGTTTACCAAGAAACAAGAGCATGGACGATATAAAAAGTGGTTGTATGGAAGCCAGTAGTATTAGTTCTCCATCTAAGGATCAGTTGACTACGTTGAAGCAGTCAAGCCGGAGCAGTGTTATGGGTTCTACGGGGTCCTTGGGCAGAGGACCGTCTCCAGCGTTTCAAGCGCAACATACAATGCTAGAGAAATGTTTGAGACAGTACGAGACTTTTTACGTAAAACTAATTAGCAACAGGGTACTGAGCAAAGAAAGAATGGTAGAGGACATGTAtgataatttgataattcCCTTGCCGAGAGAGAGCTTCGACGAAAGGATGCGTTACTTGGAGCTTCTGCTAAACTCCAGATTAAACATGGAAGATTCCGGTTTCTTCAGCCAAGATGTATCCGTGATTGACGATACCAAGCGACTAGATGTTCTCAATCTATATGTAGACTTTATAGCGCAAGCCGAATGGGAGGAAGCTGTGCAAATAGCTTCCAGTTTGTTCGTCGAGCTATCTACGTTTCCTAAATATTTCCATCCTGGAGATGGAGTATTAATAGAAGAAGAGCCGAAGGGAAATATCGTTTTACCAGATTGGTTGAAAGTGTTGGTGGTTTGCAGCTGCTGGTTAGGGAAGCAACCCGCTCTTCAATTAACCAGTATTGCTACGTTGCTAGATCTAATAGCGTTATTAAAAGCTAACAATGATGTTGAAACTTACACGAAATGCGGAGAGGGAGTTACTGCTGTGATCATGGTGCCTTTGCTGAAGCAATGGCACATAACATATCTAATGCAATATACCAACGTGTTCCAg GTACTGGCATATTCCCTGTGGCACCATCTTGGCGAATTACCCGCTCACAAATATAGAATGCGATGCGTTGAGTTATTGCATGAACTTCATCACGCTCTACACAAATCCTGCGATGCGGTTGAGGATGTGATAGGGGCTGCACTGACTGCTGAAAATATTGAGAAGAGGATAGAAGCTTTCAACCGATTTGCTACACTGTGGCACTTGGGTAGAGAGATTGAAACTAATCCCAGACTGCGCGGATGTATGAAATCGTTTGACCA GTCACTGTTGAAAATATTGGATAATCTACAACTCGGAGACAACTCACCTCTAAAGCTGCACGCCCAGTCTTGGTTGCTTCACTCTTTGATGCGAGGCGACATTTCACGAATAGTGGATCCGCTGCTGACAATACTTTTGGACCCGTCCACGTGTCGCATGAGCGTACTCCATGTTAGCATACAGCACAGCAACACTGTTCTGACCAAGAATGATCCGATAGAGGAGAAGTCCGAGGTGCAAGACGATACAGAAGGCGCCGCGAAGATTTATGCCATCAGTTCTGTGGACGGGAACGTAATATATCATGTCAGCGATAACGTGGACGAGGATAAGAAATGGcggaaaggaaagaaaaagaaaaaagctATAAATCCGGTGAAGGTGAAAAGGATATTCGCCGTGACAACATTGGCCGCTGGTGACAATTGCAACCAGTACGTAACTGAGAGGAATCAGTTCATGAAGGAACTCGAGGTACCGCCAAGCATATCGGGCAACCGGAAGATTTCTGTTTTCGTTAATCCTCTGTCACTGAACTGCAACGAAAACTCGAATGATTCTCTAACCGAAGATGAATCGTTGCCCAGCGTAAAGAAGGCCAACTTAACaacagaattattgaaaaatgcaaccagattcaagaaaattgatttcgacaAAGGCTCCACCGCCAGCCTGGACGAGAGTCTCTTCGAGTCTGCAAATTCCAGCTCCAAGACGAAAGATAAGGCTGGGATCAAAAAGCTAAACGGGGAAGTTGGTTCCTCACTGGACTCTATAACTAACAGTTTTGATTCTAGCAGCCCTGAGATAACTAACAAGCAAACGAAATTGAAGAAGGAATCGGTCATAATGCCGGGCAGTTCCAGAGAAGTTGCAGGTACCATTATCAAGGGCAAATATCACAGTACAAATGAATTTATGACGAATTACGACCACGATGTCGGAAGTTTTGAGGCCAGCGTCGAGATACCAAGTTGGACGATGGACGATGAAGAAGTTGACCTTGAAGCTAGTACCACCGCCGAGGAATACTTCAGCAATTCTAGCGGCACTAGCATAGTAGAGGAGATCTTGAACGAAGTGCTAGACCGTGTGATGCAAATTTGTGACGTTACCGAGACAATACAAAAGACCACCGACGAGTCCACCGATCAGAATGTAAAAACCGGTCGTAATTATGGAGTCGGTGTTCACAACCTTCATTCACATATGTTACTTTATTGTGGAGTCTACGACTCGACCAGAACATTGTACGCATTGCGAACTCTACGGAACGAACTCTTGACAAATACTAGAATGTTCTTATGTTGTGCTGCGACTACCGGTGTATGCAACACTACGAAAAACACgacattgttaaatttattagcCAGACATCGGAAAAGTGTGTTTGGAAGAAACTTTCACGGGGACGTAGCtaatacagaatttatagCTGCTTATAGGAGTAGCATGTACCTGGAAGTTCTAATTAGTGTGTGCCTTTATTTCGCGAGGAGCTATTATCCCAATCTGGGACAGATGAGACTCACCCACGAAGAGATATCAGGAAATAGACAG GTGCAATTAGCCAGTACAGAATTATTAACGCTAATATTCTCCGAACTAATTCCTATTGTTCGAGATTCGGGGAAGGGGTTCAGTTGTTACATTGTCGACTTATTAACGAAATGTAAAGTACAAAAGGTTGCGCTGCATTGTCTCGTGTCGAGCgttatgaatatgaaaaacGCACACAAAGAGAATGAGGAGGTGTTCACGTTCACCGAGGAAATCATTTTGTTCAATGATCCTGTAGCTGATAACGATGTGAACAAGTGCAGATATAGAGCGAGTGACCACACGGAAGCTTTCCAAATACAGCTGCTCAG GTTATTATTAGCTTTAATTATGTTGGAACACCAATGCGGTAGTCAAAAAGGTGAGGATATTTGTGCAACGACTACGTCGACGCCAAGTACTCCCACACGAACCGTTCCCAATATTACGGGGAACAGCTTGAAATATGTACCTGGTGCACCAATTCCTCAACAACCAATGTTCCTTGCTAGTATACTCAGTGCTTTACAATTG GACCACATGAGACACTTGCACCAATTTTGGACGACCCTGGTTACTTCGAGTCTTCCTTTTATGGGGTCCTCGTTGACTGGGATAGTTACGTCGGTCATACACCAATTATGTTGCAACATCGAACACCTAGcttcttattatattaacgaAGAAACGACAATGGCAACGAAATTGCAGGACATAAGTACAGTCGAATGTTGCCTTCCTGCGGATTATACTGTCACTCACCTAGAGGCATTAACGTTCTTACTTCACTACTGCTTATTGGATACGTCCCAACAGATCGGCTTTTCGTTTAACCAACCTTTTAGTGGTACTATCCAGACTGGAATTCCCGGGGCAAATCCAGGCCAGATATTCAATAACCTTATCCACGTGTTTATGCCCAGCCCACTTACTCCA GACCTTAATACGTCAAAGGATAAAAACGTTGCGAATGAATTGCAGCAGCATGCTAGAAGAACAGCTTTGAGTCATCTGCCAAGGATAATCGCGTCCCTGTCGACACTATGGCAAGCAGTGTTGGCAACAAAAGACaa CGAACAAGCCAGTTGCGTAGTGGGTAGTCCGAGAATAGTAAAGCATCAACTTTTAGAACTTCTGTCCCCCATATCATTCCATCACGGAGTGAACTTTTTGGCAGCCATTGCTGTTGCTTGGCACGAAAGAAGACAGCCGTCTGGTAATTCAAAAAAG GTACTTCCGGAAGCTTGTCCTAATCAGCAGGTTATGGTTCACTTGGTAAGCGCGATTCGCGTGATGCCTATTGACACTTTGGTTCAGACTGTCCATCAAGTTGTAAAGTCCCCGCCTCCTATTCATGGTGTGAAGCAAGATTTCTCGTTGGAGGTGTCTGTGTTAGAATTACTATACGTATATATGCAAAGTAACACGTCGCAGTCCCTTATCGAATCGTGGGCATCTTTGCTCGGCTTGCTGAAGGACGGCCTATCCTTGACAGCCCCTGCTCAGTTCCTTTTGCTAGCAATCTTGAACGAGTATGTTCAAAAATGTCCTCCTATGCAAGAGAAGAAGGACATAAGAGATCTCCAGGATGTGTCTGCTAAG TTGGTCGAAGTGTGTTCACAAATAGCTGGAGCATGTTTAGAACAGACCACATGGTTGAGAAGGAATTTGGCTGTTAGAGAAGACGCTTTCGAAGTCGCTGAAGGATCTTCGGAAGGTAAAGAAGGCAAAAGTGGGGCTG tTACACCTGGAACACCGCCTAACGCTGCATTTAGCGTGCAAGCTCAAGCAGTGTTGGCAGAAATACTGGCACCTTTGTTAGACGTTAGCTATGGTTCCCAAGAAAAGGAACGAGTAGTGACATTGTTGACTAATCTCATGTATAACGTGACACCGTATCTAAAAAATCATTC GACGAAAAATATCGCTTCGTTCACAGCTTGTTCTCAGTTACTAAGTTCCCTGTCTGGTTATCAATATACTAGAAAAGCATGGCGCAAAGATGTACTGGACCTTTTACTAGATCCTGCCTTCTTCCAGATGACACCAGCATGTTTACCTTATTGGAGAACTATTATAGACAATCTGATGACACATGACAATACAACCTTCCGGGATTTGATGA ATCGCGTTTCCATGGCTCAGAGTAGTAGCATTAGTATATTTTCCTCGAAAGAGCAGGAATACGAACAAAAGGCTCAATTGTTAAAAAGGCTTGCTTATGTTATACTTTGCAGTGAAACGGACCAGTATCATAAATATATGCCTGAAATTCAAG AACGTTTAGCGGACAGTCTACGTTTGCCGCAAGTCATCCCATCTATTCAGGCGCAAGTCTTTCTTTGTTTCCGGGTGTTGCTTTTGAGAGTATCACCGCAGCACGCTACGTCTTTGTGGCCGGTAATAGTCAGTGAACTTGTTCAAGTCTTCTTGTATATTGAACAAGAATTAAACACAGATAGTGAGGAATTTAG TTCACACATAAAACTTCTTTCTGCTTTGGATTCATCGTGGGCTGTGAATGCTAGCAATGGTCTCCAAGCGCATGGACACCCACACTGGTTGCAATTGCAGCTTGCAGCTGCTAAATTGTTAGACTTGGCATTACTCTTACCTGCGCATAGACTTCCTCAGTTTCAAAT GTATAGGTGGGCATTTGTAGGGGACTCTGCAGCAGGGAGCATAGACAATAACAACTTGTCTTCGGATTTCGTACCACACATCACAAGGATAGCAAAATTGATGGACAACAAG TATAAGCAGGATTTGGGATCTGCAAAAGCAATACCAGGAGAGCTTCTTCTGACCTCAAACTACATCCGTTCGTTGCAAGAtctgcattatttttttacaacaCTCAGTTGCAGATTGACTGATACTCAGACACCGTTAAATATTACACAGTTGGAGACAGTGATTGAACAGGATTTTCTTGAGAAGATGCCAGCGTCGAGATAG